One Helianthus annuus cultivar XRQ/B chromosome 12, HanXRQr2.0-SUNRISE, whole genome shotgun sequence genomic region harbors:
- the LOC110904368 gene encoding putative late blight resistance protein homolog R1B-16, whose protein sequence is MHRGEPSALDDNINNNDNNNDDVDHQSGGGIVVREHMLMFDKVLTPSDVGKLNRLVIPIQHAERYFPMIYSSNDKGFLLNFEDRNGKPWRFRYSFWNSSQIYVITKGWGTFVKEKKLHAGDIVSFHRGVGGSATGRVFINWRHQNLSVRGISMPISEASNYQQRTISTNFVHRLEKSIKLFKTESEFNKPDSDEEEETDSVKTTKESLDGLMSYLREMMVGYENEVVLALLNELEDLVASYVWPEDKVIIICEQLCNIRYNSNVEEEKALVGFDDEIETLLDQLTATSTKQFQIISITGLAGLGKTTLARTLYNHDLVKYMFDFRAWTCVSQVYQQKDLLLGILSSFMDDLTDDFYEMSEHQLGEKLYRKLKGRKYLVVLDDIWDCRVWNDIQMYLPDDKTGSRVLFTSRDIDVSLQIKSARPAHVLRLRTKVESWAIFEKKVFRMGICPGGLEIYGRMIIGKCEGFTLAIVIAAGLVKNNLSVTWWEQIANSLHSYMVSDPRQYIESLTLSYDHLPHHLRPCFLFLGAFHEEVPVTKLIWLWIAQGLIDDTGSRTLEDIAVDFLLDLIRRSLLMASRKKSDGQVKTCRIHDLLHDFCLRKAEEENFLLNNYRYGIISSMLCFPLELEKSLQEGGSIQIDTYKFLKILDLESILISLFPLAVVHMVNLRYLAIKAHDGSLHASISNLMNLQMLIISSRKNIVLPKTIWSMLNLRHLYMKSGINLMEEPSFLQVTEKDGPSALASLQTLSQVSPRSCHNVFSRTPNLRKLGFCGSLISMLGDLEFPDLGSLYHLQKLKLHNTFCYPEPTRSCNPYNFPEKIQRLTLLNTCMDWGEMWTFAWMPNLEVLKLKLNSCIGGKWETGDAEFRKLKVLKLHDLDIKQWVCFRDNFPRLQRLVVHRCLKLDSVPAALGKILTLEVIEVNGCSLSAYRSAVEIQKEQESEGNSFLKVHGKENF, encoded by the exons ATGCACCGAGGCGAACCTTCGGCACTGGatgataatattaataataacgaCAACAACAATGATGATGTTGACCACCAATCAGGAGGGGGGATAGTGGTGAGAGAGCATATGTTGATGTTTGACAAAGTGTTGACTCCAAGTGACGTAGGCAAGCTCAATCGATTGGTGATTCCTATACAGCACGCAGAGAGGTATTTCCCCATGATTTATTCAAGCAACGACAAGGGTTTTCTTCTTAACTTTGAAGATAGGAATGGAAAACCATGGAGGTTTAGGTATTCTTTTTGGAACAGCAGCCAAATCTATGTGATTACTAAAGGTTGGGGCACTTTTGTTAAAGAGAAGAAGCTACATGCTGGAGATATTGTTTCTTTCCACAGAGGTGTCGGTGGTTCTGCTACCGGTCGGGTGTTTATCAACTGGAGGCACCAAAATTTGAGTG TAAGAGGAATTTCAATGCCAATTTCCGAAGCTTCAAATTACCAGCAAAGAACCATATCAACTAACTTTGTTCATCGCTTAGAGAAATCAATTAAACTCTTTAAGACAGAATCTGAGTTTAATAAACCAGACtcagatgaagaagaagaaacggATTCCGTGAAAACGACGAAAGAATCTTTAGATGGTCTCATGAGTTACCTCAGAGAGATGATGGTAGGGTATGAAAATGAGGTAGTGCTGGCTTTATTGAATGAATTGGAAGACTTAGTGGCTAGTTATGTTTGGCCTGAGGATAAGGTGATAATCATCTGTGAACAACTCTGTAACATCAGATATAATTCAAATGTAGAGGAAGAAAAAGCTCtggtgggttttgatgatgaaataGAAACACTACTTGATCAACTTACTGCAACTTCAACAAAGCAGTTCCAGATTATCTCAATTACAGGACTGGCTGGGCTTGGAAAGACCACTTTGGCTAGAACATTATACAACCATGACTTAGTTAAGTATATGTTCGACTTTCGAGCGTGGACTTGTGTTTCTCAAGTATACCAACAGAAGGATTTGTTACTTGGCATATTAAGCTCTTTTATGGATGATCTTACAGATGACTTTTACGAAATGAGCGAGCACCAGTTGGGGGAAAAATTATACCGAAAGTTAAAGGGTCGTAAATATTTGGTGGTCTTGGATGATATATGGGATTGTAGGGTCTGGAACGATATTCAAATGTATCTTCCAGATGACAAAACCGGAAGCCGTGTTCTATTTACTAGCCGTGACATAGACGTGAGTTTACAAATAAAGTCAGCAAGACCTGCTCATGTTTTGCGCCTTCGTACTAAAGTAGAAAGCTGGGCCATATTTGAGAAGAAGGTGTTTAGAATGGGAATATGCCCTGGTGGATTGGAGATATATGGAAGGATGATAATTGGAAAATGTGAAGGTTTTACTCTTGCAATTGTTATAGCTGCTGGTCTAGTGAAAAATAATCTTTCTGTCACCTGGTGGGAGCAAATTGCTAATAGTCTGCATTCATATATGGTTAGTGATCCAAGACAATACATAGAATCACTGACTTTAAGCTACGACCATTTGCCTCATCACTTAAGACCGTGTTTTCTCTTTTTGGGAGCATTTCATGAGGAAGTCCCCGTGACAAAGCTGATTTGGCTATGGATTGCTCAAGGACTCATAGATGACACCGGAAGCAGAACGCTGGAGGACATTGCAGTGGATTTCTTGCTGGATTTAATTAGGAGAAGCTTGCTGATGGCGTCCAGAAAAAAGTCTGACGGCCAAGTTAAAACTTGCCGCATCCATGACTTATTGCATGATTTTTGCTTGAGAAAAGCTGAGGAAGAAAATTTTCTGCTAAACAATTATAG GTATGGCATCATCTCATCAATGCTTTGCTTTCCGTTGGAGCTAGAAAAGTCTCTACAAGAGGGTGGATCAATTCAAATCGACACATACAAATTTCTTAAGATTTTGGATCTAGAGTCCATTCTTATCTCCTTATTCCCTTTAGCTGTGGTTCACATGGTTAATCTGAGATACCTGGCCATTAAAGCACATGATGGAAGCCTCCATGCATCAATATCAAACCTCATGAATCTACAAATGCTCATCATATCCTCAAGGAAGAATATCGTTTTACCAAAAACAATATGGAGCATGCTAAATCTAAGGCACCTATATATGAAATCAGGGATAAACCTTATGGAGGAGCCTAGTTTTCTACAAGTTACAGAGAAAGATGGACCAAGTGCATTGGCTAGCTTACAAACCTTATCCCAAGTAAGTCCTAGATCTTGCCACAATGTATTTTCAAGGACTCCAAATCTTAGGAAGCTTGGGTTTTGTGGATCCTTAATATCAATGTTAGGTGATCTGGAATTTCCTGATTTAGGCTCTCTATATCACCTTCAAAAATTGAAGTTACATAATACATTTTGTTACCCTGAACCAACGAGATCATGCAATCCTTATAATTTTCCTGAAAAGATTCAGAGACTGACTTTGTTAAATACTTGTATGGATTGGGGAGAAATGTGGACCTTTGCATGGATGCCTAACCTTGAGGttttaaaattaaaacttaaTTCATGCATTGGAGGAAAATGGGAGACAGGGGATGCAGAGTTTCGGAAACTCAAGGTCTTGAAATTGCATGATCTGGACATAAAGCAATGGGTTTGTTTCAGGGATAATTTTCCTAGGTTGCAACGTTTGGTGGTTCATCGTTGCTTAAAACTTGACAGCGTCCCGGCGGCTCTTGGGAAGATTTTAACTTTGGAGGTGATTGAGGTGAATGGATGCAGCCTCTCTGCATATAGATCTGCAGTGGAAATTCAGAAAGAGCAAGAGTCTGAAGGTAACAGTTTCTTGAAAGTCCACGGAAAAGAAAATTTCTAA